The window TCTCATGCCGTTCATTTTCTGGAAAATCAGGGCATTAGCAGGCTCGATGTGCTTAACCACATTTCTCACGGCCTTATCAAGATGACCGGTGAGCAGAATGATCCTGATCCCTTCCCTCTTAAAAAAGATACCCAAAAAACGCGAAAATCGAATGAATGGGACCCGCTTGGCGTATTTACCGTCAATCTGGTAGATAGAGCTGACGAAGGAAAGATTGATCCTCTCATCGGCAGAGACAGAGAACTTGAACGTACCATACAGGTTCTGTGCAGACGACGGAAGAATAATCCTATCTATGTGGGTGAACCCGGTGTGGGTAAAACCGCCCTTGCCGAGGGGCTGGCCCTCATGATCAGTGAGGACAGAGTGCCCGATGAACTGAGAGAATCAAATATCTACTCTCTTGATATGGGAGCGCTTCTTGCCGGTACAAAGTTCAGGGGGGATTTTGAGGAGCGTCTCAAGGCCGTAATCAAGGCCCTCCAGAAGGATACGGGAGCCATTCTCTTTATTGATGAAATTCATACCATTGTCGGCGCAGGCGCCGTAAGCGGCGGTTCTATGGATGCCTCTAATGTGCTCAAACCATTGCTGGCTTCGGGAGAGGTTCGCTGCATCGGTTCGACAACCTATGAAGAGTTCAGAAACTTTTTTGAAAAGGACAGAGCCCTTTCGAGGCGTTTTCAAAAGATCGATGTGCCCGAACCCACCATTGAAGAAACCATAGAAATATTGAAAGGCCTTAAGTCTAAATACGAAGAGCATCATGGTGTTAAGTACAGTGATGATTCCTTAAAGGCTGCCGCCGAACTTTCTGCGCGTCATATCGGTCAAAGGCATCTTCCTGATAAGGCCATCGACGTAATCGATGAAGCAGGGGCATTTCATAAGCTCTATTCGAAGCGAAGCAAAAGAGTTAATATGAAGGATATAGAGTCTGTTATTGCCAAAATGGCCCGCATTCCTTCAAAAAGGGTATCGAGATCTGATAAAAAAGACCTCAGGTCGCTTGAAAAGAATATTAAGCGAAAAGTATTCGGACAAGACGAAGCCATTAATTCGCTCTGCCGTTCCATTCTCCGTTCAAGGGCAGGGCTCGGTAATCCCGATAAGCCTGTCGGTTCCTTCCTCTTTACAGGGCCGACGGGTGTGGGGAAAACAGAAGTTGCAAAGCAGCTTGCCCTCAATATGGGCGTCGAATTTATCCGCTTCGATATGAGTGAGTACATGGAGAAACATTCTGTTTCCAGATTGATAGGCGCTCCTCCCGGATACGTCGGCTTCGAGCAGGGGGGGCTTCTTACGGAGTCGCTTCAAAAGCATCCTTATGCCGTTTTGCTTCTTGACGAGATAGAAAAGGCCCATATTGATCTCTTCAATATTTTACTTCAGGTGATGGACCACGGAACGTTGACCGACAATAACGGTAAAAAAGCCGACTTCAGGAATATTATTCTTATTATGACTTCCAATGTAGGGGCCAGGGAGATGAGCGCTACCCCCATCGGTTTTGGCAATCCCGTTGCCGGGAGCAACAGCCAGGCGGTAGAGCGTAACTTCTCTCCTGAATTCAGAAATCGTCTCGACGGCATCATTGCCTTTGATTCCCTCTCTGAAAAGGTGATGGAGAGTGTGGTAGACAAGTTTATGGCAGAGCTTGCAATGCGCATTGAAGAGAGCAATGTAACGATTACGCTTTCTCCTTCGGCCAAAAGGCATCTTGCCGGAAAAGGATACGACCCGGCCTATGGCGCAAGGCCTCTGGCAAGACTCATAGAAACCTCCATTAGCGATGTTATCTCCAGGGAAATTCTATTCGGCAAACTGCAAAACGGGGGCTCTGTAAAGGTCGGCCTTAAGGGTGAGACTTTTAGCTTTAGCTATAATTGATCGTCCATTCTCTTATTTTCCGGGAACCTGCCGTCAGAAAGAGCGCATCTTATTTAAATGCCTGTATATCAACTCATAGATGAGATCATCTTTCCTCCCCAGTCGCATGCAGAACCGAACGGTCTTCTCGCTATAGGCGGAGATCTTTCCGTCGAACGCCTTCTTCTTGCCTACTCTTCCGGTATCTTCCCATGGTTTAACGCCGATGATCCTATACTCTGGTGGACACCTGATCCCCGGTTTGTCATTGTTCCTTCTGAAATCAGTGTTTCAAGAAGCCTTGAAAAAGTTTTAAAAAAGGGGAAGTTTGCCGTAACTGTAAACAAGGCCTTTAATGACGTAATCAAATCCTGCGCCCAGGTCAGGACAGAGGGAGGCGAAGGGACCTGGATAACAAAGGAGATGATAAGGGCCTATTGCAAACTGCATGAGATGGGTTTTGCCCACTCCATAGAGAGCTGGTATGAAGGTAAGCTGGCGGGGGGCCTTTATGGACTGTGTCTCGGCAAATGCTTTTTTGGTGAATCCATGTTTCATACTGTTACAGACGCATCGAAGGCGGCCTTTGTATCCATGGTCAGGGCCCTTGAAAAGAGAAAATTCCATTTAATCGATTGCCAGATGCCGACAGAACATTTGAAAAGCTTTGGAGCCAGGGGAATCAGGCGAAATGAGTTTCTTGACAGGCTCATTAAAGGGGGAGTATTTCCCTCAGGAGAACAGTGTCCCGTTGATTTTGGTATTTTTAATGACCATTGATGGCTGTGCTCAAATCATGGTTTTTCAATTAATATAGCCCGCGCCGGAGCACCGTCAATGCCACTGATCTTCAAGGGCAGGCAGACAAGCTCATAGCTTCCCGGCTCAATACCACTCAGATTCAGCCCTTCAACAATAATTACGTCATTGCCTAATAGCGCCTTATGCGTGGGAATACCGTTGTTGAAAGGAGCGACGGAAAGATAATCTATGCCGATGAGGCCTATCCCCCGGGAAACCAGCCAGTGGGCGCCATCTTCAGTTATTGCCGTAAAATCTTTACGGAACTCACTTTCATTCTCTGACCAGAATTGAGAGTTCTTTGTCAGAAAAAGTACTCTTTTCGTTTTCCGGGGGATGGAAAGCTTTTCAAGTGACCGGGCCGTGATGGATTCAAATCCTCTGGCATCGACAACGAGGGCCGGTCCTGTAAGAAGATTCAGGTCGAGATTGTCTGCTTCCCTTCCTTCAGCAATAAAGTGTGATGGCGCATCAACATGAGTGCCTGTATGAGAGCCCATATAGATTTGACTAACTGTGGAGGCATCCCCCTTTGAGAGATGGCTTAATTGAGAAATCTCAACCTTGCCGTCTCCCGGCCAGACGATCATTGATTCAGAAATGGGAATCGATATGTCGTATATTTTTCGTTGAGCCATATATTACCTCAAAAATGATATGCCCTTGTTGTTTCAGGGTTAGAGGCCAAATTTTTTCCTGATCATATCTGCAATGCTATGAGGTGTTTGAGCAATATGAACGGTCAATGCGTAACGGGGTTCTTCCAGCGCCTCAAACTGACTTGAAAGCAGGGCTGCATCAAAAAAATGTTTTTTTCTTTCTCTGAGCCTTTTCTCGATCATTTCACGAGTTCCTTTCAGGTAGACCAGTTTAATATCTCTATCGGCGGAAAGAAGAACCTTCCTGTAAGATTCCTTTAGTGCCGAACAGGCAATGATGGCTGATGTCTCTTTTTTTGCCAAATCCATAATACGCTTCCTGATGGACTCAAGCCAGGGCATACGGTCTCTATCCGTAAGCGGCACACCCTTTCTCATTTTTTCTATGTTGGAAGGCAGGTGCAGGTCATCACCGTCAATAAATTGCCAATGAAGCTTTGCAGCGAGTGTCTTCCCTATTGCAGTCTTTCCCGATCCGGAAACACCCATTATTATAATTGTCATATAGGCACTTTAATGAAGACAATCAATTTTGCAGGAAAAAGCGCGGCGCCGGCTTAAATAAAAAAATTGCCCCCCCCCACACACAGACGCAACTCTCCCGACTATGGTATAAATGGGGGCTCCGGTCTCTACACTTATACCCTGCTGCATGTGGGAGGGTGAATGACTAATTTTTGCGTATAATCTTTGACGATATGCTTGCTATGATCTTATAGAAACAAAAGGATAATCCTGCTTTTTGTCTTAAGTTACTTCTTTAGCATAGATAAAAGTCTTGAAAGGGTTTCCTTTAACGCTTTCCGTTCTACGATCATATCGACCATACCGTGTTCGAGAAGGTATTCGGCTTTCTGGAATCCTTCGGGAAGGGGCTGACGTATGGTCTGCTCAATAACTCTGGGACCGGCAAAGCCTATCATCGATTTCGGTTCAGCAATAATAATGTCTCCCAGCATGGCAAAGCTGGCCGTAACACCACCATAGGTGGGATCAGTGAGGACGGAGATAAATGGAATGCCTGCATTTTTCAGTTTTGCAAGGGCGGCGCTGGTTTTAGCCATCTGCATGAGCGAATAAATACCTTCCTGCATCCTGGCTCCGCCGGAAGAAGAAAATACGATGACGC of the Deltaproteobacteria bacterium genome contains:
- the clpA gene encoding ATP-dependent Clp protease ATP-binding subunit ClpA, which gives rise to MFSQELQITFSLAVSEAKRRHHEYLTLEHFLYASIHDDSGIDVIISCGGDVEVLREMLEDFFDNHLETLPDDKEYMPEQTMSLQRVIQKTVLHLQSSGKEEIEIGDMIAAMMEEKNSHAVHFLENQGISRLDVLNHISHGLIKMTGEQNDPDPFPLKKDTQKTRKSNEWDPLGVFTVNLVDRADEGKIDPLIGRDRELERTIQVLCRRRKNNPIYVGEPGVGKTALAEGLALMISEDRVPDELRESNIYSLDMGALLAGTKFRGDFEERLKAVIKALQKDTGAILFIDEIHTIVGAGAVSGGSMDASNVLKPLLASGEVRCIGSTTYEEFRNFFEKDRALSRRFQKIDVPEPTIEETIEILKGLKSKYEEHHGVKYSDDSLKAAAELSARHIGQRHLPDKAIDVIDEAGAFHKLYSKRSKRVNMKDIESVIAKMARIPSKRVSRSDKKDLRSLEKNIKRKVFGQDEAINSLCRSILRSRAGLGNPDKPVGSFLFTGPTGVGKTEVAKQLALNMGVEFIRFDMSEYMEKHSVSRLIGAPPGYVGFEQGGLLTESLQKHPYAVLLLDEIEKAHIDLFNILLQVMDHGTLTDNNGKKADFRNIILIMTSNVGAREMSATPIGFGNPVAGSNSQAVERNFSPEFRNRLDGIIAFDSLSEKVMESVVDKFMAELAMRIEESNVTITLSPSAKRHLAGKGYDPAYGARPLARLIETSISDVISREILFGKLQNGGSVKVGLKGETFSFSYN
- the aat gene encoding leucyl/phenylalanyl-tRNA--protein transferase; translation: MPVYQLIDEIIFPPQSHAEPNGLLAIGGDLSVERLLLAYSSGIFPWFNADDPILWWTPDPRFVIVPSEISVSRSLEKVLKKGKFAVTVNKAFNDVIKSCAQVRTEGGEGTWITKEMIRAYCKLHEMGFAHSIESWYEGKLAGGLYGLCLGKCFFGESMFHTVTDASKAAFVSMVRALEKRKFHLIDCQMPTEHLKSFGARGIRRNEFLDRLIKGGVFPSGEQCPVDFGIFNDH
- a CDS encoding cyclase family protein produces the protein MAQRKIYDISIPISESMIVWPGDGKVEISQLSHLSKGDASTVSQIYMGSHTGTHVDAPSHFIAEGREADNLDLNLLTGPALVVDARGFESITARSLEKLSIPRKTKRVLFLTKNSQFWSENESEFRKDFTAITEDGAHWLVSRGIGLIGIDYLSVAPFNNGIPTHKALLGNDVIIVEGLNLSGIEPGSYELVCLPLKISGIDGAPARAILIEKP
- a CDS encoding gluconokinase encodes the protein MTIIIMGVSGSGKTAIGKTLAAKLHWQFIDGDDLHLPSNIEKMRKGVPLTDRDRMPWLESIRKRIMDLAKKETSAIIACSALKESYRKVLLSADRDIKLVYLKGTREMIEKRLRERKKHFFDAALLSSQFEALEEPRYALTVHIAQTPHSIADMIRKKFGL